The following are encoded together in the Tripterygium wilfordii isolate XIE 37 chromosome 3, ASM1340144v1, whole genome shotgun sequence genome:
- the LOC119995379 gene encoding LOW QUALITY PROTEIN: alpha/beta hydrolase domain-containing protein 17B-like (The sequence of the model RefSeq protein was modified relative to this genomic sequence to represent the inferred CDS: deleted 2 bases in 1 codon): MGGVTSSIAAKFAFFPPNPPSYRVEADESCGGRLCIPEVPRRDNVDVLRLRTSRSNEVVAVHIKHPKASATLLYSHGNAADLGQMFELFVELSNRLRVNLMGYDYSGYGQSTGKPTEYNTYADIDTVYKCLKEQYGVKDEQLILYGQSVGSGPTADLASRLPNLRAVVLHSPILSGMRVLYPVKRTFWFDIYKNIDKIGMVNCPVLIIHGTADEVVDCSHGKQLWELCKEKYEPLWVNGGGHCDLELYPEFIRHLKKFVLSLSKSKRGSNASKTTKSNGDNQSKASDSGALDTFELGDDLPEVSRNSLDSRLEKSKKSNKPEKSRMSTDHVDRFRTKKGVVW, encoded by the exons ATGGGTGGAGTCACCTCATCAATCGCCGCGAAGTTCGCTTTCTTCCCACCGAATCCACCCTCCTACAGGGTTGAAGCCGACGAGTCTTGTGGCGGTCGCTTGTGTATTCCAGAGGTGCCAAGGAGGGACAACGTGGACGTGCTGAGGCTCCGGACTAGCCGCAGCAACGAAGTCGTAGCTGTACATATCAAGCATCCCAAGGCGTCTGCCACTCTACTCTAC TCCCATGGAAATGCCGCCGATTTAGGCCAGATGTTTGAGCTCTTCGTCGAATTGAGCAATCGCCTTCGCGTTAATCTTATGGG GTATGATTATTCTGGCTATGGACAATCGACTGGGAAG CCGACTGAGTATAATACATATGCCGATATAGATACAGTATATAAATGCCTCAAGGAGCAGTATGGGGTTAAAGATGaacaattaatattatatggTCAGTCTGTTGGTAGTGGGCCCACTGCTGATCTTGCTTCGCGTTTGCCAAACTTGAGAGCTGTGGTTCTACATAGCCCAATATTGTCTGGAATGAGGGTGTTGTACCCTGTCAAACGGACATTTTGGTTCGACATTTACAAA AATATTGACAAAATTGGTATGGTGAACTGCCCGGTTCTCATAATTCAC GGAACAGCTGATGAAGTTGTTGATTGCTCCCATGGGAAGCAGCTTTGGGAGCTGTGCAAGGAGAAGTATGAACCTTTATGGGTAAATGGAGGTGGGCATTGCGACCTTGAGCTTTATCCTGAATTCATTAGGCATCTGAAAAAATTTGTGTTGAGCCTTAGCAAATCGAAACGAGGCTCGAATGCTtctaaaacaacaaaatcaaacgGTGATAATCAGAGCAAAGCTTCAGACAGTGGCGCTTTGGACACTTTTGAATTGGGTGATGACCTTCCAGAGGTCTCTAGAAACAGTTTAGATAGTAGACTTGAGAAGTCAAAGAAATCAAATAAGCCTGAAAAGTCTCGGATGAGCACTGACCATGTCGATAGGTTTAGGACGAAAAAGGGCGTAGTTTGGTGA
- the LOC119988508 gene encoding uncharacterized protein LOC119988508 translates to MSSSGNSSATVGSSTDGKKGGNVKFECKYCHKSYVGSYSHVLAHLLKIKGQGIATCNFVTPQAKFEMQKLTDEAEHLKRSKSLSIPLPPTSNPPGGISHMGGSSLMPDVQLKKRKGVNDLAVAKAFNNEAREQLRGEIARMFYSSGLPFHLARNPHYINSYTFASNNNIAGFIPPGYNALRTTLLQRERTNIERLLMPIKDSWSEKGVSIVSDGWGDPQRRPLINIMAVTESSPMLLRAVNCEGEIKDRFFIANLLKEAIMEVGWRSVVQVVTDNAPVCKSAGLIIESQFPHIFWTPCVVHTLNLALKNICAPKNTKANQVAFHECCWISELAEDAVLVKNFIANHSMRLALFNRFVPLKLLFVAETRFAYVIVMLKRFKLIKRGLKELVLSDEWEAYREDDVGKAQNVKEIILNDLWWDKVERVISFTNPIYEMLRCTDTDKPTLHLIYDMWDSIIEGVKASIYRFEGKELTEESSFYSIVHSILVGRWNKSNAPLHCLAHSLNPRYYSKEWINGAPNRVPPHKDQEISNERNKCLMRYFPNDEERTKVTVEFANFSAFMGIFSLYDSMKDRASLDPKAWWVIYGASTPSLQSLALKVLGQPSSSSCSE, encoded by the exons ATGAGTTCCAGTGGTAATTCTTCAGCCACAGTAGGGAGTAGTACTGATGGGAAAAAGGGAGGAAATGTGAAGTTTGAATGTAAATATTGCCATAAAAGTTATGTGGGATCTTATTCCCATGTGTTAGCTCATCTACTTAAGATCAAGGGACAAGGAATAGCTACTTGCAATTTTGTGACTCCTCAAGCTAAATTTGAGATGCAAAAACTTACTGACGAAGCTGAACATTTGAAGAGGTCGAAATCTTTGTCTATCCCACTACCACCTACTTCAAATCCACCTGGTGGAATTTCACATATGGGTGGAAGTTCACTTATGCCGGATgttcaattgaaaaaaagaaagggtgTTAATGATTTAGCTGTGGCAAAAGCTTTCAATAACGAAGCTCGAGAACAGTTGAGGGGTGAAATTGCTAGGATGTTCTATTCCTCTGGATTGCCATTTCACTTGGCTAGAAATCCTCACTATATAAATTCCTACACATTTGCATCCAACAACAACATTGCTGGCTTTATTCCACCCGGTTATAATGCATTGAGGACTACACTCCTTCAGAGGGAGAGGACAAATATTGAAAGGTTGTTAATGCCAATCAAAGATAGTTGGAGTGAAAAAGGTGTAAGTATTGTCTCTGATGGATGGGGGGATCCTCAAAGAAGGCCACTCATCAATATTATGGCGGTCACAGAGAGTTCTCCAATGCTCTTAAGAGCTGTCAATTGTGAAGGTGAAATTAAAGACAGGTTCTTTATTGCCAATTTGTTGAAAGAGGCAATAATGGAAGTTGGATGGAGAAGTGTGGTTCAAGTTGTTACGGATAATGCCCCGGTATGCAAGTCTGCAGGGTTGATCATTGAGTCACAATTTCCTCACATCTTTTGGACACCTTGTGTAGTGCACACTTTAAATCTTGCTTTGAAGAATATTTGCGCACCCAAGAATACCAAAGCTAACCAAGTTGCTTTTCATGAGTGTTGTTGGATTAGTGAACTTGCAGAGGATGCGGTGCTGGTAAAGAATTTTATTGCCAATCATTCTATGAGATTAGCTTTGTTCAATAGATTTGTGCCTTTAAAATTGCTCTTTGTTGCTGAAACCAGATTTGCTTATGTGATTGTGATGTTGAAAAGGTTTAAGCTTATCAAGCGTGGTCTGAAAGAGTTGGTTCTCTCTGATGAATGGGAAGCATATAGAGAAGATGATGTTGGAAAGGCTCAAAATGTGAAGGAAATAATTTTGAATGATCTTTGGTGGGACAAAGTTGAGAGAGTCATTTCTTTCACTAATCCAATATATGAGATGCTTCGGTGTACTGACACAGACAAGCCTACACTTCATTTGATCTATGATATGTGGGATTCCATTATTGAGGGAGTAAAGGCATCTATATACCGCTTTGAAGGAAAGGAGCTTACCGAAGAATCAAGCTTTTATTCCATTGTTCATTCCATTCTAGTTGGTAGATGGAACAAGAGTAATGCTCCATTACATTGCTTGGCACATTCTTTAAATCCAag GTATTATAGTAAGGAATGGATTAATGGTGCTCCAAATCGTGTTCCTCCACATAAGGATCAAGAAATTTCAAATGAGAGGAACAAATGCTTGATGAGGTATTTCCCAAATGATGAAGAAAGGACTAAGGTAACCGTGGAATTTGCTAATTTCTCTGCCTTTATGGGTATTTTTTCATTATATGATTCTATGAAGGATCGAGCATCACTTGATCCAAAAGCATGGTGGGTTATATATGGGGCTTCCACTCCTAGTTTACAATCACTAGCGCTGAAAGTACTTGGTCAaccctcatcttcatcttgTTCAGAGTGA